One segment of Ignavibacteria bacterium DNA contains the following:
- a CDS encoding WG repeat-containing protein, giving the protein MSRRSLWLIGVALFLALIGLALVLPMHMDRLHDEVAAIAPEQYDSSLEAGNGPTRIPVCERGMWGYVNEQGEIVVPLRFRSVGDFTHNRAPARDTGLFGYINQSGAWVIEPTWDLAMPFSEGLAVVYFDDRASVIDTNGRVVFSCDQAYIGPFEGGLAHVETDSGSGLVTSTGRFLAIPGHDYAIMDTSRILVCDSPSAPIDQRSPCNWRLIDRDGRTIRSYENVTHVKAVMGIPLAVLFQRTTSGYVYALIVDHSGVARDVLSYEEAMMFKGVIVRSGLQEIVGSGRRSTLDRLSKLFWYWPKASSVARLLRETRGILIGGGVVLGTDSRIVVKDPWFSSATRLRFLAKSNSSVRQIDTMWVDSVVSFHKDQIVVTIHDTMCVVAADGSIVWRGRNRASSEHERDIAYQGDMYGSFVSREGEDLLPKNVDQSTSARLTFATQVDGLDDVHLITEHRDGNSKLLVSIVNRMSDTAWLGRSYEGVQMFLEARRSPRYTWVRVEELSLGCGLGQSPLPIPPNQFIRLNREAYHGARTYETRLAFLVLQESDRWRGKTKMCYSPIFLSKLNPAQFYRPSYR; this is encoded by the coding sequence CCCTAGAAGCTGGCAATGGGCCAACGAGGATTCCGGTTTGTGAACGGGGCATGTGGGGATATGTGAACGAGCAAGGCGAGATTGTGGTCCCTTTGCGCTTTCGATCTGTAGGTGACTTTACCCACAACCGAGCGCCCGCGCGTGATACTGGCCTGTTTGGCTATATCAACCAGAGCGGAGCCTGGGTCATTGAGCCAACGTGGGACCTGGCTATGCCGTTCTCGGAAGGGTTGGCTGTGGTCTATTTCGACGACCGCGCATCGGTGATTGACACTAACGGCCGTGTGGTCTTCTCGTGTGACCAGGCATATATCGGGCCGTTCGAAGGGGGCTTAGCGCACGTGGAAACTGACTCAGGGTCGGGGCTCGTGACATCGACGGGACGATTCCTCGCAATACCGGGTCACGACTATGCGATAATGGACACCTCTAGAATTCTCGTTTGTGACTCTCCTTCTGCGCCAATAGATCAAAGATCTCCATGCAATTGGAGATTGATTGATCGAGACGGTCGCACGATTCGATCGTATGAGAACGTTACGCATGTTAAGGCAGTCATGGGTATTCCCCTAGCAGTCCTCTTTCAACGAACCACGAGTGGATACGTCTATGCTCTTATCGTGGATCACTCGGGTGTAGCCCGCGACGTACTGTCGTACGAAGAGGCCATGATGTTCAAAGGCGTTATCGTGCGTTCTGGACTCCAAGAAATCGTCGGAAGTGGGCGCAGGTCAACACTGGATCGTCTGAGCAAGTTGTTCTGGTATTGGCCCAAGGCTAGCAGCGTTGCCCGTTTATTGCGCGAAACTCGTGGCATCTTGATAGGAGGAGGCGTTGTTCTTGGCACAGACTCGAGAATCGTTGTCAAAGACCCTTGGTTCTCGAGTGCAACACGGTTGCGGTTTCTAGCCAAGTCAAACTCTTCCGTACGTCAGATCGATACGATGTGGGTAGACAGTGTTGTCTCTTTTCATAAGGATCAAATTGTTGTAACCATACATGACACGATGTGTGTTGTTGCGGCCGATGGTAGCATTGTGTGGAGAGGCCGCAATCGTGCAAGTTCTGAGCATGAAAGAGACATTGCCTATCAGGGCGACATGTATGGATCATTTGTATCCAGAGAAGGCGAAGATCTGCTACCTAAGAATGTAGATCAGTCAACTAGCGCAAGACTCACCTTCGCAACACAAGTGGATGGATTGGACGATGTTCATCTCATCACAGAACACAGAGACGGGAATAGCAAACTGCTTGTCAGTATCGTTAATCGAATGTCTGACACTGCATGGCTTGGGCGCTCATATGAAGGCGTGCAGATGTTTCTCGAGGCTCGTCGTTCGCCCCGTTATACATGGGTCCGAGTTGAGGAGCTCAGTCTTGGATGCGGTTTAGGTCAGTCTCCGTTACCTATCCCGCCAAATCAGTTCATCCGGTTGAACAGAGAAGCGTATCATGGTGCACGGACCTACGAGACGCGCTTGGCGTTTCTCGTGCTGCAGGAAAGTGATAGATGGAGGGGGAAGACGAAGATGTGCTACAGTCCCATCTTCCTCTCAAAACTGAACCCTGCTCAGTTCTATCGACCTTCGTACCGGTAG
- a CDS encoding aconitate hydratase: MATQDLSMISTVYSNLPGKVAAARNVVGRPLTLAEKILYSHMMDMPTTAYTRGGAYVDFNPDRVAMQDATAQMALLQFMSAGIPKVAVPSTVHCDHLIRAEHGATSDLEKSLTENKEVFDFLASVSTKYGIGFWKPGAGIIHQVVIENYAFPGGMMIGTDSHTPNAGGMGMLAIGVGGADAVDVMAGMPWELQMPKLIGVKLTGKMNGWTSPKDVILKLAGILTVKGGTGAIVEYFGDGTASFSATGKGTICNMGAEIGATTSVFPYDASMERYLRSTGRHDVADLANGVAEHLRADAEVASNPEAYYDQVIHIDLDALEPHINGPFTPDRAMELSEFVKAVKTNNWPEELRVGLIGSCTNSSYEDMSRVADIAAFAAANGLKAKSEFTITPGSEQVRATIERDGILAKMEAIGGVVLANACGPCIGQWKRHDVQAGDKNSIITSFNRNFTGRNDGIKETHAFVASPETVAAFVLAGNLTTNFMKEPIDGVMLQPPTGHELPEHGFVPDPDGFIVPAEDGRGLSVVIAPESNRLQALAPFAAPKPEEYQNMPLLLKAKGKCTTDHISMAGPWLRFRGHLDNISNNMFIGAINYINDTANAVKNTFTGEYAEVPATARDYKARGIFWVVVGDENYGEGSSREHAAMEPRFLGGKAIIVKSFARIHETNLKKQGMLPLTFVNPSDYDKIREDDRLSIDITTIAPGAPVSLGITHADGTSETIELKHTMNAQQIGWFKAGSALNLIAGR, encoded by the coding sequence ATGGCAACGCAAGACCTCTCAATGATCTCCACCGTCTACAGCAATCTGCCGGGCAAGGTAGCCGCAGCGCGCAACGTGGTGGGTCGCCCCCTAACTCTCGCCGAGAAGATCCTTTACTCACACATGATGGATATGCCAACAACGGCGTATACACGCGGCGGTGCGTATGTGGACTTCAACCCGGACCGTGTTGCGATGCAGGACGCCACGGCACAGATGGCATTGTTGCAGTTCATGTCGGCCGGGATCCCCAAGGTTGCTGTTCCTTCAACGGTACATTGCGACCACCTCATTCGCGCTGAACACGGCGCCACATCGGATCTCGAGAAGTCGCTCACCGAGAACAAAGAGGTCTTTGACTTCCTCGCGAGCGTCTCCACCAAATACGGCATTGGTTTTTGGAAACCGGGTGCGGGCATCATTCACCAAGTGGTGATCGAGAACTATGCCTTCCCTGGTGGCATGATGATCGGCACAGATTCACACACTCCGAACGCAGGGGGCATGGGTATGCTCGCTATCGGTGTTGGCGGTGCAGATGCCGTTGATGTGATGGCGGGCATGCCGTGGGAATTGCAGATGCCAAAGCTCATCGGTGTGAAGCTCACCGGCAAGATGAATGGCTGGACAAGTCCGAAGGATGTGATCTTGAAGCTTGCGGGCATTCTCACGGTCAAGGGCGGCACCGGTGCCATCGTTGAATACTTCGGCGACGGAACAGCATCATTCTCCGCAACAGGTAAGGGCACGATCTGCAACATGGGCGCAGAGATCGGCGCAACAACATCGGTCTTCCCGTATGATGCATCGATGGAGAGATATCTCCGATCGACCGGACGCCATGACGTAGCGGATCTTGCCAACGGTGTTGCAGAACATCTTCGCGCAGACGCCGAAGTAGCATCCAATCCGGAAGCCTACTACGATCAGGTGATCCATATCGATCTTGATGCCTTGGAGCCCCATATCAACGGACCATTCACACCGGACCGCGCAATGGAACTCTCGGAATTTGTCAAGGCCGTCAAGACAAACAATTGGCCGGAAGAACTCCGCGTTGGTCTTATCGGTTCATGCACAAACTCCTCATACGAGGATATGAGTCGTGTGGCCGACATCGCCGCTTTTGCAGCTGCTAACGGACTCAAGGCCAAGAGTGAGTTTACTATCACGCCGGGCTCTGAGCAAGTGCGCGCTACTATCGAACGTGATGGCATCTTGGCAAAGATGGAAGCTATCGGCGGAGTGGTTCTAGCAAACGCCTGTGGTCCATGTATTGGACAATGGAAACGTCATGACGTCCAAGCGGGCGACAAAAACTCCATCATCACCTCCTTCAACCGCAACTTCACCGGTCGCAACGATGGCATCAAGGAAACCCACGCCTTTGTTGCATCACCGGAGACCGTTGCCGCATTCGTCCTTGCCGGCAACCTCACAACCAACTTCATGAAGGAGCCGATCGATGGCGTGATGTTGCAGCCACCAACCGGTCACGAGCTCCCGGAACACGGCTTCGTTCCTGATCCCGACGGCTTCATCGTACCCGCAGAAGATGGTAGGGGGCTGAGCGTGGTTATCGCACCGGAGAGCAACCGCTTGCAAGCACTTGCACCATTTGCAGCACCGAAGCCTGAGGAGTATCAGAACATGCCATTGCTTCTCAAGGCAAAGGGCAAGTGTACAACCGACCACATCTCTATGGCCGGACCGTGGTTGCGTTTCCGCGGTCACCTCGACAATATCTCCAACAACATGTTCATCGGTGCCATCAACTACATCAACGACACTGCCAACGCCGTCAAGAACACCTTCACCGGCGAATACGCAGAGGTACCCGCAACTGCGCGCGACTACAAAGCCCGCGGCATCTTCTGGGTTGTTGTTGGTGACGAGAACTATGGCGAAGGATCATCTCGCGAGCACGCTGCCATGGAGCCCCGTTTCCTTGGAGGCAAGGCCATCATCGTAAAGAGTTTTGCTCGTATCCACGAGACAAACCTCAAGAAGCAAGGCATGTTGCCGCTCACGTTCGTAAACCCATCGGACTACGACAAGATCCGCGAAGATGATCGTCTCTCCATCGACATCACCACCATCGCACCGGGCGCGCCAGTATCACTTGGCATCACACATGCTGATGGAACGAGCGAGACGATCGAACTCAAGCACACCATGAATGCTCAACAGATCGGCTGGTTCAAGGCAGGCAGTGCGTTGAACTTGATCGCAGGGCGGTAA
- a CDS encoding type II toxin-antitoxin system VapC family toxin: MKTEPVVLDSSAWIEYVQNGPNADEYARVFKGKNVEIIVPSVCIFEVYRSIERIVSMREAMAVTMGMQAYVIDELSSDRARQAAAISRAHSLSTADAIIYATAQSYGATLYTQDADFIKLPGVKYFKHRR; encoded by the coding sequence ATGAAGACTGAACCAGTTGTTCTCGACTCCTCGGCGTGGATCGAATACGTTCAGAACGGACCGAATGCGGACGAATATGCACGTGTATTCAAGGGCAAAAACGTAGAGATCATCGTCCCCAGTGTGTGCATTTTTGAGGTGTACCGCTCGATCGAACGCATTGTCTCAATGCGTGAAGCAATGGCGGTCACGATGGGTATGCAGGCCTACGTTATCGACGAACTCTCTTCGGATAGAGCGCGTCAGGCAGCAGCGATCAGCAGAGCCCATAGTTTGTCAACGGCCGACGCCATCATCTATGCAACGGCTCAGTCCTATGGCGCAACACTCTACACACAGGACGCAGACTTCATCAAACTCCCCGGCGTAAAGTACTTCAAACACCGCCGTTAA
- a CDS encoding AbrB/MazE/SpoVT family DNA-binding domain-containing protein → MQSQALTISPKYQVVIPQEVRAQIGLVPGQRVRWLIHEGMLVLVPVLTIDEMRGYLKDHDIRLIRDKEKFEP, encoded by the coding sequence ATGCAATCGCAAGCGTTAACGATCTCTCCCAAGTACCAAGTGGTGATCCCACAGGAGGTGCGGGCACAGATCGGACTCGTCCCTGGCCAGCGCGTGCGGTGGCTCATTCATGAAGGAATGCTTGTATTGGTACCGGTTCTCACCATAGATGAGATGCGTGGATACCTCAAGGATCATGATATTCGGCTGATTAGGGACAAAGAGAAGTTTGAGCCATGA
- the tnpA gene encoding IS200/IS605 family transposase: MPHSFDNVLLHIVFATKFREKILGDDIRSELHAYIGGIASNIGSVLLAAGSVSDHIHLLVSLPRTCTPAKLVQDIKAGSSKWIRSKGGRYACFSWQVGYSVFSVSAFDKKGLVRYIENQASHHARESFESEHRKLTVRHEIAVNEPNKWD, from the coding sequence ATGCCACATTCCTTCGATAATGTGCTGTTGCATATTGTATTCGCAACAAAATTCCGAGAGAAGATCCTAGGAGACGATATCCGGAGTGAACTCCACGCATATATCGGGGGCATTGCGTCCAACATTGGGAGCGTCCTTCTTGCTGCCGGATCTGTGAGCGACCACATTCATCTACTTGTTTCGTTGCCTCGTACGTGTACACCGGCCAAACTCGTGCAAGACATCAAGGCCGGCTCATCAAAGTGGATACGATCGAAGGGCGGGAGATACGCTTGTTTCTCGTGGCAGGTGGGATACTCCGTCTTCTCTGTGTCTGCATTTGATAAGAAAGGGCTTGTGCGATACATCGAGAACCAAGCCTCACATCACGCAAGGGAGAGTTTCGAATCAGAACACCGGAAGCTCACAGTAAGGCATGAGATAGCTGTGAACGAACCGAATAAATGGGATTGA
- a CDS encoding hybrid sensor histidine kinase/response regulator produces the protein MNTDLAHILYVDDEEFNLTAFRATFRRSFNVHTALSAKEGEEILRTQPIEVIITDQRMPEVTGVEFLERARVSRPESIRMVLTGFADLEAIINAINKGEVYRYITKPWDEHELKMVIDSAVETYRLRSENKRLLEHLARYNEELEQTVAERTSELKRKSDDLESSNRSVIEQNHQITRLNAEKAELLALAGEDLQRPLKEILYAASHAIERDKKLSIDDAIASFITVRSAGTRIQAVLENLLLLNTIEKSGVAVFPTHLDPAMIVQTVVMGHSHRAKEKGITINFERVGGFGMAHSDPAGIQTIVDHLLSNALKFSPKGATVSISVEAKDGAATIRVADQGPGFTDADRANLFTKFATHSAKSTDGELTTGLGLSIVKNYVTALQGTITLEPPIGNGAVFVVELPAMHR, from the coding sequence ATGAACACAGACCTTGCCCATATCCTCTACGTTGACGACGAAGAGTTCAACCTCACCGCATTTCGCGCAACGTTCCGCAGAAGCTTCAACGTCCACACTGCTCTGAGTGCGAAAGAAGGCGAAGAGATCCTCCGCACCCAACCGATCGAAGTGATCATCACCGACCAGCGCATGCCTGAGGTAACCGGTGTTGAGTTTCTCGAACGCGCGCGTGTTTCGAGACCCGAGTCTATTCGAATGGTCCTCACCGGTTTCGCAGATCTCGAAGCCATCATCAATGCCATCAACAAGGGCGAGGTCTACCGCTATATCACAAAGCCGTGGGACGAACATGAGCTGAAGATGGTGATCGATTCCGCCGTTGAGACGTACCGCCTGAGGTCGGAGAATAAAAGGCTTCTTGAGCACCTTGCTCGATACAACGAAGAGCTTGAACAGACAGTGGCGGAACGCACCAGCGAACTCAAACGCAAGAGCGACGATCTGGAATCCTCGAATAGGTCGGTGATCGAACAGAACCATCAGATCACGAGACTCAATGCCGAGAAGGCAGAACTTCTCGCACTTGCCGGCGAGGACCTTCAACGTCCGTTGAAGGAGATCCTCTATGCCGCTTCTCATGCCATTGAGCGCGACAAGAAGCTCAGCATCGATGATGCCATTGCATCCTTCATCACCGTGCGAAGTGCCGGAACTCGTATTCAAGCCGTCCTCGAGAATCTGCTCCTTCTCAATACCATTGAGAAGTCGGGCGTGGCCGTCTTCCCTACCCACCTCGACCCAGCAATGATCGTCCAAACCGTTGTGATGGGGCATTCTCATCGAGCCAAGGAAAAAGGCATCACGATCAATTTCGAGCGCGTAGGTGGATTCGGAATGGCCCATTCCGACCCAGCCGGCATTCAGACCATCGTGGATCACTTGCTCTCGAACGCACTCAAATTCTCACCCAAAGGTGCCACGGTGTCGATCTCTGTTGAAGCCAAGGATGGCGCTGCTACGATCCGCGTTGCCGACCAAGGCCCCGGATTCACAGACGCTGACCGTGCGAACCTCTTTACCAAGTTCGCCACCCACAGCGCAAAATCAACAGACGGCGAGCTCACAACCGGCCTCGGCCTGAGTATCGTGAAGAACTACGTCACAGCCCTGCAAGGGACGATCACCTTAGAGCCCCCTATCGGAAATGGGGCCGTGTTCGTTGTGGAGCTGCCTGCGATGCATCGCTGA
- a CDS encoding tetratricopeptide repeat protein, with protein sequence MHVSVYTRLFSEPFRITEPEFVHIAEDARTRGDAPSECSALIDLAFARIHMGQASKALEPIRRAIDLAQEHGLRVLHLQARLWRDCAIHFSNDHTTQTLFDELIVELAESGLTDLVPVAMVVRAREHDRSNERDLALKIINDAFVVLKDVADPYVRSFVYRLAGMILRSAEQFTQAFTVFEEARSAAEHAGLLSQLARTLSAMGSAYVADQRPKDGLTELLVALELYRKLEINDWYVAETNLNLAILHDQGHDHTKAIEYATRSKELFEAAGDLTEAARAENVMGVLFERMGDLDKALRTYQDADAKFRITQSRGTSATLPYANAANVLRIRGRSKEALDMLTEALERSKANGSAIGESQANAFLGSLFDEDNSPLYDPKKAEEHLLRGYQLDHLRGGSASPLILEQLAQYYEHHKDFERALRFTKELFDYRDRVRDESVQRRISQLEDRRRIEEAYKIAEIEQLRNVELKAAQTLLVESEKMASLGQLTAGIAHEINNPVTFIASSVAPLRRDLLEYEAIGGTGPLADELRAEIFELLDGIETGARRTAEIVKSLRTFSRLDEGSIKKTDIVSGIESTLTLLNTRIRGVVEIVKEFDEVPHIECRAGQINQVIMNILSNAIDALEKTINPTIRIGVRRAGANQISITIADNGNGIPEESVPRLFEPFYTTKDVGKGTGLGLSISYGIIERHHGRIEVHNDNGAVFSITLPIAQPASDTI encoded by the coding sequence ATGCACGTGAGCGTCTACACCCGACTCTTCAGCGAGCCGTTTCGGATCACCGAGCCGGAATTCGTTCATATCGCAGAAGATGCTCGTACGCGGGGCGACGCGCCGTCTGAGTGCAGTGCACTGATCGACCTAGCGTTTGCACGCATCCATATGGGCCAGGCATCCAAGGCGTTGGAGCCCATCCGCCGTGCGATCGATCTTGCGCAGGAACACGGCCTCCGTGTTCTTCACTTGCAGGCAAGACTCTGGCGCGATTGCGCCATTCATTTCAGCAACGACCACACTACTCAAACCTTGTTCGACGAACTCATCGTTGAACTCGCCGAGAGTGGACTTACTGACCTCGTCCCGGTTGCCATGGTTGTGCGTGCCCGTGAGCATGATAGGTCCAACGAGCGAGATCTTGCACTGAAGATCATCAACGATGCGTTTGTCGTGCTCAAAGATGTAGCAGACCCGTATGTGCGATCATTCGTGTACCGCCTTGCAGGGATGATTCTTCGTTCGGCGGAGCAATTCACGCAAGCGTTCACAGTGTTCGAAGAAGCGCGTTCCGCGGCTGAGCATGCAGGGCTGCTCTCCCAGCTTGCACGAACACTGAGCGCGATGGGATCCGCATATGTTGCGGACCAACGTCCTAAGGATGGACTTACCGAATTGCTTGTTGCTCTTGAGCTCTACCGGAAGCTCGAGATCAATGACTGGTATGTGGCAGAGACCAATCTCAATCTTGCCATCCTTCATGATCAGGGCCACGACCATACCAAGGCTATCGAATACGCTACACGTTCCAAGGAGCTCTTTGAAGCTGCCGGAGACCTTACAGAAGCCGCGAGAGCTGAGAACGTCATGGGCGTATTGTTCGAACGTATGGGTGACCTTGACAAAGCATTGCGGACGTATCAAGATGCCGATGCAAAGTTTAGGATCACACAAAGCAGAGGCACTTCGGCAACCCTGCCCTATGCCAATGCAGCCAACGTACTACGCATCCGCGGCAGATCGAAGGAAGCATTGGACATGCTCACCGAAGCGCTCGAACGCTCAAAGGCAAACGGCAGTGCCATTGGCGAATCGCAGGCCAATGCCTTCTTGGGATCGTTATTCGATGAAGACAACAGTCCGCTCTATGACCCAAAGAAGGCAGAAGAACATCTCCTGCGCGGCTACCAACTCGATCACCTTCGTGGCGGTTCGGCAAGCCCCCTTATCCTAGAACAACTCGCACAGTACTACGAGCATCATAAGGATTTTGAGCGAGCATTGCGATTCACGAAGGAGTTGTTCGACTACAGAGATCGCGTTCGTGATGAGTCAGTCCAACGCAGGATCTCACAACTCGAAGACCGCAGGCGGATCGAAGAGGCCTACAAGATCGCGGAGATCGAACAGCTCAGAAACGTGGAGCTCAAGGCCGCGCAGACACTCTTGGTCGAGAGTGAGAAGATGGCATCGCTGGGTCAGCTCACGGCCGGCATTGCCCACGAGATCAACAATCCCGTGACGTTCATTGCCAGCTCAGTCGCACCGTTGCGCAGAGATCTACTTGAGTATGAAGCGATCGGTGGCACTGGCCCCCTCGCTGATGAGCTTCGTGCAGAGATCTTTGAGCTCTTGGATGGTATTGAAACCGGTGCCCGACGGACGGCAGAGATCGTTAAAAGCCTGCGAACCTTTTCGAGGCTCGACGAAGGTTCCATCAAGAAGACCGACATTGTCAGTGGCATTGAAAGCACGCTCACGTTGCTCAACACCAGGATCCGTGGGGTGGTTGAGATCGTGAAGGAGTTCGACGAGGTCCCACACATTGAGTGCAGGGCCGGACAGATCAATCAGGTCATCATGAACATCCTCTCTAATGCGATCGATGCGTTGGAGAAGACCATAAACCCAACAATTCGTATCGGTGTCCGCAGAGCAGGTGCGAACCAGATCTCGATCACGATCGCCGATAACGGGAATGGGATCCCGGAAGAATCGGTGCCCCGGCTTTTTGAGCCGTTCTATACAACAAAGGATGTTGGAAAAGGAACGGGGCTTGGGTTGTCGATTAGCTATGGTATCATTGAGCGTCATCACGGACGAATCGAAGTCCACAATGACAACGGAGCCGTATTCTCCATCACTTTGCCGATCGCCCAACCAGCGAGCGACACGATCTAG